A genomic stretch from Pseudodesulfovibrio sp. JC047 includes:
- the rmuC gene encoding DNA recombination protein RmuC, whose protein sequence is MVFPIVDGWSVVFLGSGFVVGALVCGLVVRLVYSHKLAMQQNQSDIERESLLEKLEHRQTHIETLEASSDNVREQLKLSRKELEQARLEQVRLKERATRVPELISALEKAKDGAAESARELSNVREKVGAAESTVTSQKTQIQEGADAVARMTEFRDALLEEKEELHARLATLEAELEAEQKQSQEKLELLNVAKNELSHQFKAVANDILETKSKNFTEQNKEILQPFQTKLGDLQRKVENFYSIEGKERSAMAEQIRQVMDMNKQLSADANNLTRALKGQSKAQGNWGEMILERVLEMSGLRKGDEYEVQESFTLDNGRRSQPDVVVHLPENRHLIIDAKASLTAYEAYVNAETEAAQKTAIKRHLDSIHAHINNLSSKDYQSLYGVESLDFVIMFIPVEPAFTLASHKDATLWQNAWNKNILLVSPSTLLFVIRTVAHLWRQEQQNRNAQEIANRGAELYNKFVGFVEDLTKVGERLNQARTVYDTATKKLSTGRGNLVRQAELLKDLGIKPKKDLPHEVVTQSIEEGRLEG, encoded by the coding sequence ATGGTGTTTCCAATAGTGGATGGATGGAGTGTGGTCTTTTTGGGGAGCGGATTTGTTGTCGGAGCACTTGTCTGTGGTCTCGTGGTTCGTTTGGTGTATTCGCACAAATTGGCTATGCAGCAGAATCAGAGTGACATCGAAAGAGAGAGTCTTCTGGAAAAACTGGAACACAGGCAGACTCATATTGAAACGCTTGAAGCCTCGTCAGACAATGTCCGCGAGCAATTGAAGCTCTCTAGAAAAGAATTGGAGCAGGCCCGACTTGAACAGGTACGGCTGAAGGAACGGGCCACGCGGGTGCCCGAGCTTATTTCCGCTCTTGAAAAAGCCAAGGACGGTGCTGCTGAATCCGCACGGGAATTGTCCAATGTCCGCGAAAAAGTGGGGGCCGCTGAGTCAACGGTAACCTCTCAAAAAACGCAGATACAGGAAGGGGCGGACGCAGTCGCTCGAATGACGGAATTTCGAGATGCACTTTTGGAGGAAAAAGAGGAACTCCACGCCCGTTTGGCAACGCTGGAGGCTGAATTGGAAGCCGAACAGAAGCAGAGTCAGGAAAAACTGGAACTGCTAAACGTCGCCAAGAATGAGTTGTCGCATCAATTCAAAGCCGTTGCGAATGACATTCTCGAAACTAAATCAAAGAATTTTACCGAACAGAATAAAGAAATATTGCAGCCATTTCAGACAAAACTGGGTGACTTGCAACGCAAGGTCGAGAATTTCTATTCTATTGAGGGCAAGGAGCGGAGTGCCATGGCCGAGCAGATTCGGCAGGTTATGGACATGAACAAGCAGCTGTCCGCAGACGCCAACAATTTGACCCGCGCCTTGAAGGGCCAGTCCAAGGCTCAGGGGAATTGGGGTGAAATGATTCTGGAGCGAGTGCTCGAAATGTCAGGGCTTCGGAAAGGCGATGAATATGAGGTTCAGGAGAGTTTTACTCTGGACAATGGCAGACGCAGCCAGCCGGATGTCGTGGTGCATCTGCCGGAAAATCGGCATCTGATTATTGATGCCAAGGCTTCCCTGACGGCCTATGAAGCCTATGTCAACGCCGAGACTGAAGCCGCGCAAAAAACGGCAATAAAGCGGCATTTGGATTCAATCCACGCTCATATCAACAACTTGTCGAGCAAGGATTATCAATCGTTGTACGGCGTGGAATCTTTGGATTTTGTCATCATGTTCATCCCGGTGGAACCAGCCTTCACCTTGGCCAGCCATAAGGATGCGACATTGTGGCAAAACGCCTGGAATAAAAATATCCTGCTGGTCAGTCCCAGCACATTGCTCTTTGTCATCCGCACCGTGGCCCATCTCTGGCGACAGGAACAACAGAATCGGAATGCGCAGGAAATAGCCAATCGTGGCGCGGAATTATACAACAAGTTCGTCGGATTTGTCGAAGACCTCACCAAAGTAGGTGAACGGCTCAATCAGGCCAGAACCGTGTACGACACCGCCACCAAGAAACTCTCCACCGGCCGAGGCAACCTCGTCCGCCAAGCCGAACTCCTCAAGGATCTCGGTATCAAACCCAAAAAAGACCTCCCGCACGAGGTCGTAACGCAATCGATCGAAGAAGGGCGTTTGGAGGGATAA